GCGGCTCGCCCGAATAGGATTTGTACGGACCGCTGTCGTCCAGCAACAGAGGAGTCCCCGAGAAGGACTTGTAGGGACCGCTGCTGTCGAGCAGCAGCGGCGTTCCGGAAAACGACTGGTATGGGCCCTTGCTGCTGATCACAAGCGGCGTTCCGGAGAACGTCTTGTCGCTGTCGACGAGCAGCCAGTCGCCGGAATAGGATTTGTACTTGCCCGAGGTGTCGAGCAGAGTCTTGGCGTGAATCATGTTGGAGAACGGCGTCGCTTCGCTCATCTCCATGGCGGCCGAGGCCGACGATTGCACGCTGATCTTGTTCGGACCGTAGCTGTCGAGGATCGTCGTCGCCTTGGCGGCGAAGCCGAATTCGGCCTGAACCGCGACCACGACGGCGCCCTTCTTGACGTAGTCGGCATAGGTCCGGGCGTCGCCGCGCGACACGTAAGCCCGGCCCATCGCCGCGATGATGTCGTCCACCGAACTCGACTTGCCGGCCTGAGTGCCGGTGACGACGGCATATTTGTAGTTGTTCGTCTTCAGGTCGGTTTCCAACGCAGCGAGCTTGCTGCTGGAATCGTACAACCGGGTGACAATCTGGGTCATAGTTACTCCGTTTCAGTCTCAGGGCGGAGAGAGCCGCCCTGCATCAGTTCAGTTGTCCCTGCATCAACAATGTGTCCCGTCGCTTGATCAGCGGGACCATCGTCACGAGCGTCGCCAGCAACAGCAGCAGCTCGAGGCCGTAGACGGCGTTGTAGCCGGCGGCCGGGCCGAACTGCGGAGCGAACGCCGTCACGACATCCCGGATGATGCCGCCCAGCGCGATCGCCACGCCGGCCGCGGAGGCCTGCACCGCGCCCCAGGCGCCGAGCGCGAGGCCGGCCTGGTCCTTCGGCGCGGCGTTCATCGTCGCGGTCAGCGTGCCGTGGCCGAACAGGCCGGCGCCGAAGCCGATCAGCGCGGTACCGCAGCCGAATGTCAGCACCGACGCGGCGCCCTGCAGTTCGGCGGCGAAGATCACCGCGAGGAAGGCCGGGATTCCGACCAGCGAGCCGAAGCTCGCCATCCGGAACGGATCGGCGCCGCGGCTCAGCACCCGCGAGGCGAGGCCGAAGCCGAGCAGACCGCCGACCGCGAGCGCCGCGGTGAGCTTGGTGGTGTCGCCGACCGACATCGACAGGATCTGGCCGCCATAGGGTTCGAGCAGCACGTCCGCCATGCTGAACGCCATGGTGCCGAAGCCGACCGCGATCAGCCGGCGCATCGCGTCCTTGCCCTGGATGAAGACGTCCCAGGATTCGCGGAAGCTCGCGGAGGGCGCGCCGGGATGCGCGGTCGCCTGCGTCGCGCCGGAGGTGCGCCGCGCTTCCTGCTTCCAGACGGCGATGCCGTTGAGAACGATGGTGACGACGGCCGAGCCCTGGATCACCTGAATCAGGCGGCCGGGCGAAAAATCAGCGAGCAGCATGCCGAACACGATCGCCGCGGCGATCATGCCGAACATCAGCATGGTGTACATCAGGCCGACGACCTTCGGCCGCGATTCCGGCGAGGCGAGGTCGGTGGCGAGCGCGAGGCCGACGGTCTGGGTGGTGTGCACGCCGGCGCCGATCAGCAGGAACGCCAGCGCCGCGCCGAATTGTCCGATCCACACCGGGGCGTTGCCCGCATCGCCGCTGCCGG
The DNA window shown above is from Rhodopseudomonas palustris HaA2 and carries:
- a CDS encoding PucC family protein is translated as MNPVSQKAMKLWASLGSRFLPFADAATPDLPLSRLLRLSLFQVAVGMSLVLLVGTLNRVMIVELNVPASIVGVMVSLPLLFAPFRALIGFKSDVHKSVLGWRRVPFLYKGTLVQFGGLAILPFALLVLSGSGDAGNAPVWIGQFGAALAFLLIGAGVHTTQTVGLALATDLASPESRPKVVGLMYTMLMFGMIAAAIVFGMLLADFSPGRLIQVIQGSAVVTIVLNGIAVWKQEARRTSGATQATAHPGAPSASFRESWDVFIQGKDAMRRLIAVGFGTMAFSMADVLLEPYGGQILSMSVGDTTKLTAALAVGGLLGFGLASRVLSRGADPFRMASFGSLVGIPAFLAVIFAAELQGAASVLTFGCGTALIGFGAGLFGHGTLTATMNAAPKDQAGLALGAWGAVQASAAGVAIALGGIIRDVVTAFAPQFGPAAGYNAVYGLELLLLLATLVTMVPLIKRRDTLLMQGQLN